The genomic window TAAGAACATGATAATCAAAAAATGTTTGATAAAAAGGCAGACAACTGAACGGTAAAATGGCAACCGTAGAATGATGAGCTAGCTACATACCTGCTGCTGGCTTCCACAGGGGCTCGCCGCTGCGGTAAAGGGCCGGGGCAATGATGACCACTACGAAGACGGCGCCCATGAGCATGGCGAATTTGAGCATGCCAAGAAAGGTCGTCCGGGCCGCGCCGCCGTGGTAGATGACCAGGCTCTCTGGGTACAGAAAGCCTGTGTGTTTATAATTTAAATAACAGGTGTTAGCTGTCATCTGGTCTCTTGGTCATCCTAATGAAAAGCTACGGGCACTGGGCCGTGCTGTTTGGCGTGAGTGCGATCTTACGGGCAGGCTGCTTTGGTGCATCCTCAAGCCGTGGAGTGGATTTGCTGAAGCTCCGGGGTAGTGCTAATGGTGACGACTTCAGGGCGGTTGGCCGTACTGAGCGTAGTATACTTGTGCGGCATGTGAGGCGTGGTGTTTGATTTATCAAGCTTGATGAGAAGAAGCGCGCTGTCGTTGGAGCTCTTGAGGCTGGCCCTGCACGGTATGAGGATCGCGCGGCCAGCAGGAGAACATCCACTGCCTGTAAAGGCAGCAGACGTGGCTGCAACATCTCAATTGGGGAGCTTAAATATCTCTGTTGGTTGACTGAGAAGAGTAATTTTCATATGTTACTGTTGGTCGGTTTGCATACAATGTTTACTTGGTTGATACAAAGGCCATCAATCAGAATGAGGAAAAATCTCATCGGAcgttgccctccttgttaaCTGACTGTGAAAAAGACTCGACAAAAGCAGAACAAGCTGAGATTTGGACTACAGTGTCAATTGAGCAATAACCGACTATGAATACTGTACTAACACTTGCCTGGTCGCAGACCCACACAGTCTCTAACCTTTTAGCTCTTCTTCTCTACGCCGTCTTCTCCTTCAACCACTCAACCCACTGCTCAACAGACCAACCCGAGCTCACCTCATTAGCGACGACACCATCCAGGATGACCGTGGGGCTGACGTGCACGCCAACTAGCCTCGCCATCTTGACGACGACCTTGAGGTCTGCCGTGACGCCGTTGCCGCTGTTGAGCGACCCGTCCTCGCCCGGCTTGTCGCTGATGGCGAGCAGGCCGTAGACTTCATCCTCCTTCACCCCCGCAGAGTCGGCCGCGAGCCGGGCCAGGCGCCGGTAAGTCTGGTTGCGAGGCTCGTTGACTACGTTGACGTCAAAGTAGTCCTTTTGCGCCGCGAACAGGGCCCCGCTGAAATCCCAGAACCGCGAGGGCGCCAAGCGCAGCACGGCCACGGCCGCCTCGTGCACCAGTGTGCTGGACGGGTGCCACGGCTGGATCTGCTGGCGGAAGATGATCTGGATCTTGGACGCGAGCGCTGGGTCTGAGTTGAGCTTTGGGGCTAGGTCGTTGGCGACAGTCTTGAACATTTCTTTATAGGCAGTTTTGTTAGTCTGAACGATTTCGTAGGTCTATTCTTTTGATGTACAGGTGCTTGCTTCATACTGGCTGAGAAGGGGCACACGTAGTCGAGGTACAGCTCAATGGTGTGTACTCCCGCGTGCGGGGCCGAGCTGGCTGCTGCATCACCGAGGGGAAGCCTGTGGCCACTGAATTTGGGTGGGAGAGCCATTGTGAGTCCTAAAGAGTCTTCTTTTGGGTGCGTGACTGATCTTGTCCCTATGAGGTCGTGAATTTTGCCAGTGGAATGGTGAAGTTATCATAAAGTCAAGCAAACCGTCTCGAGTTATCTTCGGGGGATGGTGACCTAGAAGCTTCTAATAGCGAGAGTTGGTGGGGTTGCTGAGTGAGCCAATATTGTGAGGCAGTGACGCCATTGCATCCTTTCCGCAACTATCATTCTGCATATGGCATCTACTTCATAACGTGTAGGTAGTAATGCCTTTTGCTAATTTGGTAGTAATAGGTTCTATGCAATTACACATCGTCAATGATTCTATAGGTATGAGACTGCCCGACTTTACAGCGCTCTCATACCGCATGGGGTCTAGCATTAGATGACTCGAAAAGATAGGTCAAGTTTGTATCTGATGGAGCATTTACCGTATGAGTACAGTTGCCAAACTGCTCAACAAAAATAAGCAATTTCCACTGTAGCCATCTCATAGCAGTTTCACATGGCATGAGACAAACAACTACGAGAAGAGGCATGCGAGTGGCAACACTATGCAAGTGTAAACCCAAAGCTGCAAAGCTTGTGTTTAACGGTGCTATCTACATCACAGCGACTTTCTCCTTCATCAACCCACCGTGTTCTTTGCAACGACGCCCCTCGCAAACTCACCAAACGTGATTCCATGCTTGATATCAACCAGGTCGCCGAGGTTTGGCTGCGTGAATACCGCCAGTGTGTTGCGCCCAACCCTCTTCATGTCGTCCGTCCTCGCGCCCCTGACAAAGTGTGGGACGGCCTTGAACTTGCCCTCGGTGATCCTCTcgagcgcctcgcccgtCTGAAAAGCAATACAGTCCCTCGGGATCTTGACCTGCACCGTATCGCCCGTCCGCGACCGGATGTACAGGCCAGCGCAAGGATCCGGAGAGGTAGGGAGCTCGTCTAGCGCCTTCAGCGGCGACTCCGTCGGGATGCTGCCGGGCTTGAGCCCCACCGCCTCCTCGTCCACAAACATGGCCGATGTCAAGCCGGTCAGGCACCCATGATCCAGGTGGGTAGCGCACCAGTCGTCGTCCTCACCCTCGTCGGCACCGGCCGCCGCACCGACCTCTCCCTCAGCGGGATAGTAGTGCAGCAGCCTGGCCTTGGTGGTGGTCGAGGTTCTGACCATGTTCTCCAGGTAGCCGCCGGCCGGGTAGCCAGCGATCTCTTGCTGGGCGAAGCGATCGCAAGCCCGGGCCACCAGCACGGCGACGTCGATGATAGTCTGGCACAGGCCCTCGATGGCCGGCTTGAAGCCCGGGAGCACATCTTGGGGCGGCCATACGTTGGGCGACAGGTACTCTGGGAAGTTGTCGGCGTTGTACTCGGTCGTCGGGGCGGCGCAGTCCAGGGTCCGGTCCACGTAAAAGGCACAGTTGGCGTAGAAGGAgcccttgagcgcgtcgggCTGGCCGTTCTTGAGCGTCTCCTTGCCCAGTGACCAGCCGGTCAGGTATTTTGCCTTGGCATTCTCAAGGTTCTCTGCGCATTGCCGTATCAGTTGCCATGGACAATGTGTATGTGCATGAAACAGGCACAGCTCGGAGCATAGGCACAAGAGACTGCGACTGAAGCGCAAGAAACCAACCCACCTAGCTCTTTGTCAGGCAGGTTGCCTAGATACGACGAAAAGGAGAGAGCCTGGCGTCTGAGGTTGTGAAACTCCTCTGGTACATCCTTGACTACCAGTATGCCTAGCGAGTCTGGGCCAAAGGCTTGCTGCAAGGTCTCTAACGAGACGGAACCTATATTGAAGGAGCGAGTCGCAAAAAGTGTCAGCGAGCCTTCTGTTTAACGTCTACTTAAAGCAGTTGTGACGATGGGACTATATAGCCAGTCGTATATAATTACAACTTTGTGAAATCCCAGGGGAAAAGCAAGCAAAATCGAAAAAAGGAACCGGCAGCTTATACCATTTTGAAGCTCCTCCAACGACACTGTGACAGCCTGTGCAATAGGTGCTGGTGCCATTTCATCTGATATTTCGATTTAAAAGTCTCTAAAATGTCCGTTCTCTACGAAGACTTTTTGGAACAAACAGCAAAGACGAAAGAAATACTAGAATTACCAGCAAATGATCCGACGTGCTTCTAGGTAAGAAGGTAGTAAAATCACACGGGGGTCACCCCTCCCAAACAGACAGACAACTGATCACCTGAGGGGGTGGGTATGGCATCAGTGGTGGATGGATGAACCGTTCGAGATGGGGCCCCTCCAATGCAGGGTAGGATGACACGGAGACGAGTGGAGATTCTCCACACTGTAGGCAAGGGGAGAGCTCGACTGAGCTTGATGAGGtatggaagaacttgggtaCGTACCTTGCATCACTCCCCTTCATTCAATTCTTAGCATCAATCAATTCACCTATCCAAACCGCCCAAGACGATTGCCTACAATATTCTAATCCCTCCCCGGGATCAAGACGGGCAATGGTCAAACCATTAACCTTCAAGGGCGACAAAAAGCCCAAGAAGAGAAAGcgcaccgccgccgacgacaaCAACGACGATGCGccgtcttccagacaagcagCAACCGGGTCGGCGGCCGCATCCGAGCCCGTCGACGAAGAAGCCATCGCCAACGACGACAGCTGGGTTTCGGCCGAGGCAGTAAACGACGTCTCGGGCCCCGTCATGTTTGTGCTGCCCACGGAGCCGCCTTCGGCGCTGGCCTGCGACGCCGCCGGCAAGGTCTTCACGTTGCCCATAGAGAACATTGTGGACGGGAACCCCGCGAGCGCGGAGCCTCACGATGTGCGGCAGGTCTTTGTCGCAAACAAGATTGTCGGTACCGAGAACTATAGGTTCAAGGGACATCATGGAAAGTGCGTTGGTTGTCTCCTTTGTAACTTTCACTTACCCCTGATCGACGTGAAAAAAAGTGTTGCAACGAGCTGTGAATTAGCTGACTTTGAGGCTCATATTTCTCTCTATTGCAGGTATCTTGGGTGTGACAAGATGGGCATACTATCAGCAACCTCCGACGCCGTCTCCCCGCTAGAATGCTTCGTCCTCATCGCGACGCCAGATACCCCCGGCACGTTCCAGGTGCAGACGCTACGCGAGACCTTCATCGCCGTCAAGGAGCCCAAGGCCCGCGCCGCCGGCGCTTCTGCGTCCTCTTCTAAGTCGGCCAAGGCCGCCGCGCCCGAGGTCCGCGGTGACGCTTCGGACATCACCTTTGAGACAACGCTGCGCATCCGAATGCAGGCGCGCTTCAAGCCGCGTATCAAGGTTTCCAAGGAGGAGAAGGCGAGAGAGAGGATCAGCCGTCGGGAGTTGGAGGAGGCCGTGGGCCGGCGgctcgaggacgacgaggtcaGGCTCCTGAAGAGGGCGAGGAGGGAGGGCGATTATCATGAGAAGCTGCTCAACCTCAAGATCAAGAGCAAGCACGACAAGTACGGATGAGGGATGGGAAGAGCGTcagttttttttggggggggggggggggtttgtTGTTTTGTGGTCGGGAATGGCGTCTTTGGCAGTGCGAGTTGTTACTAACATGTCCCTGGGTTTATTCTGTCTACTACCAGCGCTGCTATTATGAGCCCGGTCTCCAAGCCTTGATCCGGCCATCCTCGCCTGCGGTGAAGACGGCACGCTCTGCATCGAAAACACGGAATGCTCGCACAACTTCGGAGCCATGAGCTCCGGGCAGCCCGACAGAGGAATTGGTGTCGAAATTCCAGGTTGCCTCCTTGGACAAGTACAGCAGTTCGAATTTCTCCTGGCTGTTTTTGTGTTAGGGTTTCACTTGGTCAGCCTACGGTCTCTGTGCTGGCAAGGGAAAAATTTTTATGGAAAGAAGGTGATTATCAGAAGGCTCAAGACAAAGGGTTAGAGAAAGAGGACATACTCGAGCAGACCGGCTCCCAACACGGCGCCAGAAGCACCGCTCGGATCGGACTTGGGCAGCACGTTGGCGATGTACTGGCACTGGGCGACCTGGCGCATATCTCCAAAGTCGGCAGTGGCGACACCTTTGTCCTGCTCCTCTGCGAGATCGAAGAAGGCGAGCTTCTCGTCGTGCGAGAGGGCAAAGACCTCGGTGCGGTTCAGGAACCCGGCGTGGTGGACCGAGGCGCCGTGGTTCAGGGTCTGGATGAtcacctcgtcctcgtctgtGACCCGGAGGTCGTAGACGTTTACGAGGCCGTCGGTTGAGCCAGATAGTAGCGTGTGGTTGTCGGCTGGGTGGAAGTTTAACTGGATTTTTGTCGTCAGTTTTGCTTGGAACAATCTGGAGGCAAATATTCGTAACTGCTGGGTTTACCTCGGTGATGTCGTCGCTGTGGACTTCGTTATATTGGACCACGGGGGCTGACTGCGTCCGGATGTCCCTGCGGAGTTGGCGTGTCAAAATTACATTATACTTACGAGGTTATCCTGGTATGGAAATCACTTAAACAACTGACCAGATGACAATTGAAGCTTGGTTGTTCTCATATTCTGTTCCAACAGCAACCATATTGGCACCTGGGCAACACGCCAGTGAACCGATACTTGTCGGAGCGGTTCCTAGCCAACACGGTAAAAAAATCAGTATCAAGTGTGATTGTGACTAtgtctttttcttggctATCTGATAGACTAGTATATagacgacaaaaaaaaagaaaagaaaaacaagcaaagaaaagaaagaaaaataaagaaagaaagtCCCGGCCCGGCGTACCTATTTGTCGCGTAACCTGACCCGCACCCACCCTCAAGTCCCAGATAGCCACGGTCCCGTCGGACCCCGCCGTGCACACGGTCGACTGGGCTTGATCGAAGGGGGCGGCGACGGTGATGTTGGCGTGGGGGGTGCGCAAGGTCCGTATAGCGCCCTTGCTGTGTAGGGCTGAGGGCTCAAACAACGATAGCGTCTGGTCCGTCGCTATCGCGGCGAGGCCGGCAGTGAGGGGGAAGATGTCAATGATATATGGAACATCACCGCCCGCTGGGGCGGCGTAGCGGTGCTCGTCTACGTTTGTTAACAGGTACATGGTTGAGTGGGTGGGTTGGACATGAGGTGCGGGTGAAAAGTGAGTGAAGGGTTTTGGGCTTGAGAATTCTAGCCTGGTGTGGGGATGAATAGTGGGATGCCGATGGTATATTGAGGATGTGAGGTTAGTGGTAAAGTGACGACCAAATAACCAATATTTCTGTCCTAGAACGTTTTATATCTTGCGAATAACAAACCTCTAGGTCACTGgaggcaagaaaaaaatcccAGAGAAGCATAAAAACCCAATGTTGATTGCCTTGAGCTTGCCATATGTACCCATTTTCCCAATCAACCATAACAACTTTTACTAACTCAGGCACAGACAGCACATGGTTATTGCCAATGTACGGTCAATAATTATACTGTAATAAGCCAGAAACCTAACAGGATCCACACAGTGTCCGCAGCTTTACCCGTCCTCTGCGTGCCTTCTCCATCACGTCAGTGAAGTTGACACCTTAGCGACTGCAGCTAAATCGGGTCCGTCACAAACGACGTGGTTCAAAGGACTGACGCATGTTAATTACTGCCTGAGAACACCGTTGCGCCCTCCGCATACAAAGACATACCCAAACTGTCCAACGATGATGCGGCGACATATGTTATTTTGATAAACTCTCGTCCCGACACCAATTTCGTCATGGGCCGTGtcattttgtttcttttcggtATGTATCAAATCTAGCTCTCCTACTTTACTTTGACTTTGTATGCAGGCGGGAAAACACCGCCAATGTCCCAGGATAAGGCCACTCACTCAAAATCAACCTTGAAGCACTCCTACATAGCCTGCCACTAATAGTCGGCGCCGAGGTCACCCATACAACACAAGGTCAACATGCGGTCGTTGCTCAAGCAGAGGTAGTTTCCGGTGGAGGGGATGGCGGCCAGTCCGCCTCGGCCAGGGAGCCTGGTGCCGACCTAGTCGATGCCGCCGTCCATGAACTCCGAAAGATTCAAGGCCCCGCTCACTACCACCGGAAGAAGCGGCCTGGGTTCTTTGGTCTAATCGCCCGGCAAGTCCTAGGGGCCCTGCCCACCTTTCGCCTGACTGCACCGACGCcctcgagctcctcgagAGCTCCCACCGGACAGCTAGCCGATGCTATCAAGTTGCTCGAGGAGTCGGCTGGCAAAAACAATTCCGATGCTCTATACCTACTCGCCGAAATGAGCTTCTACGGCAACTTCTCCCACCCAATCGACCTGCCCCGCTCGTACAACTACTACCAGCGCCTGGCCGACAACACGGGCAACAGCTCCGCCATGTACATGATCGGTTTGATGTACTCGACCGGGGTTGGTCGTGCAGTGGAGCCGGACCAGGCAAAGGCTTTGCTCTACTATACCTTTGCCGCCCTCCAGGGCCACACTCGTGCCGAGATGGCGGTCGGCGCAAGACATTCTGCCGGGATCGGCACGCCCAAGAACTGCGAGCAGGCATGCAAGTTCTACAAGCGGGTGGCCGACAAAGCGGTTGCCTGGTACCGGTCTGGGCCTCCGGGTGGCATGAGCTGGTCCGTAGAGTCGCATCGGATTTCTGACGACTTTGGCGGTGTATACGGTGAAGGCGCGAGTGTCTCAAGTGCAGGCATCAATGGCATCAATGCCCGCAGCCAATTCAATGAACATGCATCCATTGGGGACATCATTGAGTATCTTGATTTGATGGTCCACAAGGGCGACTTCCAGGCATCTTTCAACCTCGGACGTATCTACTACGAGGGGCAACGAGGTCTAGATCGAGACTTAGTGGCGGCCAGGAGGTACTTCCGCAAAGTAGTTAACAAGTACTGGGTGAAGGGAGGTGGTATCGTTGATAATGCGCCATCGCAACTCGAGGTGGCTGCAGGCAAGGCCGCGGGCTACCTTGGCAGGATGTACCTTAGGGGGGACGGAGTCGACCAGGACTTTGAAAGGGCCAGGTTTTGGTTCAACCGTGGTATCAAGCTCGGTGAGGCACAGTCGCAGTTCGGATTAGGGATGATGCTTTTGCATGGCTACGGCCAAGCGAAGAACCTTGCCAGGGCCACCGATTTATTGAAGGCCGCTGCTGGCCAAAACCACGCATCAGCAAACGTGCAACTGGGAGCTCTGTACCTCGACCAGGGCGGTCCCGAGGACATTCGCGCAGCTAATGACTGCTTTGAACAAGCTGCTCGGTATGGAAACATTGAGGCGCAATACTACCTCGCCGAGATGATATCTCATGGTGTTGGTCGCGATAGAAGCTGTAGCCAAGCGCTGAGTTTCTACCGAAGCGTTGCGGAGAAGGCTGAGCCGGTTGTGTCATCCTGGCTCAACGCGAACCATGCATACGAGGATGGTGATTACGAGGCTGCGTTCCTGCAATACCTGGGCACAGCTGAGCAAGGCTACGAAAGGGCCCAGAACAACGTAGCATTCCTCCTCGATACACAAAAGTCGCTGCTTCCACTCCCAGACTGGCTCATGCGCAAGTCTCCGACCCCCAAGCTACTACAGGACCCCTCGCTCGGCCTGATATACTGGACGCGCTCCTCTCGTCAGGGAAATATCGACTCGCTGGTCAAGATGGGCGACTACTACCTTCAGGGGACTGGAACGGATCCAGATGTGGACAAGGCAGTCCAGTGCTACCAGGGTGCGGCGGATTACCACCAGAGTGCTCAGGCGCTTTACAATCTCGGCTGGATGCACGAACATGGCATCGGACTCGATCAGGACTACCACCTCGCCAAGCGTTACTACGATGAAGCACTGATGACAAACGATGAGGCGTACCTGCCAGTTACTCTTGCACTTTTCAAGCTGAGGGCGAAGAGTGCATGGAATACCCTCACCAACGGAGGGATCAACTCGATTCAGGACGAGCCTGGTAAGCTAAATTGGTGTCTTGTATTCGCTTGGAACGTTTCAGAGTTGGGACTAATTTACCTACCTCATCATAGTGCAAGGCAAAGACTGGTCTTGGGGCGAATGGGTAGCCAACTTCCTACGAGAAGATTACTTCTTTGAGGAGGACGCGCACTTTGACGATAATTTTGACCACACCATGCCTGGCGGTGACGCAGCGTTGCCAGCCGAGTTGGAGGAGGGACTCGTGGAGACACTCATAATCCTGGGTCTGGCCGCGGCGCTTGCATTTCTTGTTTACTACAGGCAGCACCGTCAACAACAGCATCGGGAGGAGAATGCGAGGAGGTTGGGTGCGGCGATTCAACAACAGGCGCTACAGCAGCAAGCAGGAGTAATGGGAGGAGCCGCAGCAGCTGGAGGGCATGTTCAAGCTGATGACACAGGCGTATTCCCGCGGCCGGATGACCCCGAGTTCAGGCAGTGGGTTGCTGGAGGAGTTGGTCATTAGGGGGTGTGATGCTTACACCATTTGTATATGATGACATTATGGCTTTTCATTTTAGATTTAGTCTTCGTTCTCGCGATGTTATAACATAGCAGTCGTGCCTTCAGCGGTGAAAAGACTTGGGGTTAATACCGAGAGGAAAGACATAAAAGCATTCAAAAACTGTCCAGTGTAGATCGATGAAGGAAAGTATACAACTACCTACATAATATAGTCTGCTTCTCTCCGTTTGTGTAGAACTGAGGTTGGGTGAACGATTTGTCGAATGATCCAGTACTTATCTTACCTACTGCACTTACCTA from Pyricularia oryzae 70-15 chromosome 4, whole genome shotgun sequence includes these protein-coding regions:
- a CDS encoding ubiquitin-protein ligase Sel1/Ubx2, with product MGRVILFLFALLHSLPLIVGAEVTHTTQGQHAVVAQAEVVSGGGDGGQSASAREPGADLVDAAVHELRKIQGPAHYHRKKRPGFFGLIARQVLGALPTFRLTAPTPSSSSRAPTGQLADAIKLLEESAGKNNSDALYLLAEMSFYGNFSHPIDLPRSYNYYQRLADNTGNSSAMYMIGLMYSTGVGRAVEPDQAKALLYYTFAALQGHTRAEMAVGARHSAGIGTPKNCEQACKFYKRVADKAVAWYRSGPPGGMSWSVESHRISDDFGGVYGEGASVSSAGINGINARSQFNEHASIGDIIEYLDLMVHKGDFQASFNLGRIYYEGQRGLDRDLVAARRYFRKVVNKYWVKGGGIVDNAPSQLEVAAGKAAGYLGRMYLRGDGVDQDFERARFWFNRGIKLGEAQSQFGLGMMLLHGYGQAKNLARATDLLKAAAGQNHASANVQLGALYLDQGGPEDIRAANDCFEQAARYGNIEAQYYLAEMISHGVGRDRSCSQALSFYRSVAEKAEPVVSSWLNANHAYEDGDYEAAFLQYLGTAEQGYERAQNNVAFLLDTQKSLLPLPDWLMRKSPTPKLLQDPSLGLIYWTRSSRQGNIDSLVKMGDYYLQGTGTDPDVDKAVQCYQGAADYHQSAQALYNLGWMHEHGIGLDQDYHLAKRYYDEALMTNDEAYLPVTLALFKLRAKSAWNTLTNGGINSIQDEPVQGKDWSWGEWVANFLREDYFFEEDAHFDDNFDHTMPGGDAALPAELEEGLVETLIILGLAAALAFLVYYRQHRQQQHREENARRLGAAIQQQALQQQAGVMGGAAAAGGHVQADDTGVFPRPDDPEFRQWVAGGVGH